One Hevea brasiliensis isolate MT/VB/25A 57/8 chromosome 5, ASM3005281v1, whole genome shotgun sequence genomic region harbors:
- the LOC131180116 gene encoding uncharacterized protein LOC131180116 gives MDTSRSWMYARKLPNGLLNPEFLSGLEAFINFACSKPEFMDGSKIRCPCAKCINRKYLLADDVKFHLVSKGFRPNYLKWTAHGESLCSSTYAIEVNVPRQEHFHGDTNPYRNMVFDVAGPHFQNAMADVPSLDNEVDNMEELPNPESKKFYDMLKATEEELWPSCERHSQLSAVARMLHIKSENHLSEKCYDQIVNFVREVLPDENKFVDSFYKTKKLIRGLGLPGNDNILTECKFCGLPRYKPRRGSSKTNVAWKRMYYFPLTPRLQRLYASEATAAKMRWHAEHDMENDVMCHPSDSEAWKHFNRTHPMFSAEIRNVRLGLCTDGFQPFGQSGQQYSCWPVIITPYNLPPGMCMKEPYLFLSIIVSGPQNPKHRLDVYLQPLIVELTQLWHVGVQTYDASKKQNFQMYAALMWTISDFPSYSMLSGWSTAGRLACPYCVDYSDAFSLSHGGKISWFDSHRKFLPQNHPFRRNRVNFLKGKACTNESPPILSSEDTFLQIEDLGLRRVTDSDGEAINATIARNTIGEKGAYFGIYHIGLPISFDIT, from the exons ATGGATACCTCCAGGAGTTGGATGTATGCTAGGAAGCTTCCAAATGGACTATTGAATCCAGAGTTTCTTAGTGGGTTGGAAGCATTTATCAATTTTGCTTGCAGTAAGCCAGAATTTATGGACGGGAGTAAAATAAGATGTCCGTGTGCAAAGTGCATAAATCGAAAGTACCTACTTGCGGATGATGTCAAATTTCATCTTGTTAGTAAGGGGTTTAGACCTAACTATCTAAAATGGACTGCACATGGTGAATCGTTGTGTTCTTCAACGTATGCCATTGAGGTCAATGTTCCAAGGCAAGAACATTTCCATGGTGACACTAACCCATACCGTAATATGGTGTTTGATGTTGCTGGTCCCCATTTTCAAAATGCTATGGCGGATGTTCCTTCACTAGATAATGAAGTTGATAATATGGAAGAACTGCCAAATCCAGAATCGAAAAAATTTTATGATATGCTAAAAGCAACTGAAGAGGAATTGTGGCCTAGTTGTGAGAGGCATTCACAATTATCTGCCGTAGCTCGAATGTTGCATATTAAGTCAGAAAATCACTTGTCCGAGAAATGCTATGACCAGATTGTGAATTTTGTGAGGGAAGTTTTACCAGATGAAAATAAGTTTGTTGATAGTTTTTACAAGACGAAGAAGCTTATACGGGGATTGGGTCTACCT GGAAATGATAATATTTTAACTGAATGCAAATTTTGTGGGCTGCCAAGATACAAGCCTCGAAGGGGATCAAGTAAGACAAATGTAGCATGGAAGAGGATGTATTATTTTCCTTTGACACCAAGGCTTCAGAGACTCTATGCTTCTGAGGCAACAGCTGCAAAAATGCGGTGGCATGCTGAGCATGACATGGAAAATGATGTCATGTGTCATCCGTCTGATTCTGAGGCATGGAAACACTTTAATCGCACCCACCCAATGTTTTCAGCTGAAATTCGGAATGTCAGGCTGGGATTGTGTACTGATGGATTTCAACCATTTGGACAATCAGGACAGCAATACTCGTGTTGGCCAGTAATAATTACCCCATATAACTTACCACCCGGTATGTGTATGAAGGAGCcatatttatttttatcgatAATAGTATCTGGGCCACAGAATCCCAAGCATCGATTAGATGTCTATTTGCAACCATTAATTGTTGAATTAACTCAATTATGGCATGTGGGGGTGCAAACATATGATGCATCTAAAAAGCAAAATTTCCAAATGTATGCTGCTCTTATGTGGACAATTAGTGATTTCCCTTCTTATTCAATGTTGTCCGGGTGGAGCACTGCTGGGAGATTAGCATGTCCATATTGTGTGGATTATTCAGATGCATTTTCATTGAGTCACGGGGGGAAAATTAGTTGGTTTGATAGTCACCGTAAGTTTCTTCCACAAAACCATCCATTTAGACGAAACAGAGTAAATTTCCTTAAAGGAAAAGCATGCACAAATGAGTCTCCTCCAATTCTAAGCAGTGAAGACACTTTTTTGCAGATAGAGGATTTAGGACTTAGGAGGGTAACGGATAGTGATGGTGAAGCCATCAATGCTACCATAGCCAGAAACACTATTGGCGAAAAAGGAGCATATTTTGGGATTTACCATATTGGTCTTCCAATCTCATTCGACATAACTTAG